One Nitrosopumilus piranensis genomic region harbors:
- a CDS encoding AMP-binding protein: MSNFEFVPTQKQIEESNIFRFMQKHNINSLSELSEKAKNNLEWFWQEVDKDIGVVWDSMYSQTLDSSKGIMWSKWFVNGKTNICKSTVEKFAKISPDKTAYHFISEGGKISKISYLELDHKVSKLANGLKSLGVKRGDVVAIYLPMIEEAILAILASAKIGAVQTVIFSGYSTESLHVRLQDCNAKILFVTDGFTRKGKPMSQKEIVQKATSQTKIEKIIVVKYGDVDVYEKSENIVFYDELVSDQNSNCDTEIMDSEDPLFILYTSGTTGKPKGVVHVHGGFSVFAGHQAAYLIDLQPRDVLFWPADIGWITGLVWNVYGLLIMGGSAVIYDGALDFPNSDRVWKILSEYDVTIFGISPTATRLFKKNNEEPLRNYSLDKIKNIPTTGEPLDEDSWWWLFEKIGQKKIPIMNLSGGTEIGGAMLSVLPGMSIKPSTVGIPVPGMNLDVVDDDGNSIQNQNGYLVIRSPWPGMTRGLLNDDQRFIETYWSRFDNIWFHGDYVFADNDNLWFMRGRTDDVINVSGHRMSTAEIEHTVISHEKISDAASIAIPDDLTGEAIVVFIVSDKKTNSGLESEISDYIGNKIGKVAKPKFVFQLSDLPKTRTGKIMRRLLKSKLLGMDMGDLSSLENPNILEEIPKIS; this comes from the coding sequence GGAGTTGTTTGGGATAGTATGTATTCACAAACATTAGATTCCTCCAAAGGAATAATGTGGTCCAAGTGGTTTGTAAATGGAAAGACAAACATCTGCAAGTCTACTGTTGAAAAATTTGCAAAAATATCCCCAGACAAAACTGCATATCATTTTATTTCAGAAGGTGGAAAAATATCAAAAATATCCTATTTAGAATTAGATCATAAAGTATCAAAACTTGCAAATGGTCTAAAATCTCTAGGTGTAAAGAGAGGTGACGTTGTTGCAATTTATCTTCCAATGATTGAAGAAGCAATATTGGCAATTTTAGCATCAGCAAAAATTGGTGCAGTTCAAACAGTAATTTTTTCTGGGTATAGCACAGAATCTCTACATGTTAGATTGCAAGATTGTAATGCAAAGATTCTTTTTGTTACTGATGGATTTACTAGAAAAGGAAAACCAATGTCTCAAAAAGAAATTGTTCAAAAAGCAACATCTCAAACAAAAATCGAAAAAATAATTGTTGTAAAATATGGTGATGTTGATGTCTATGAAAAGTCTGAAAATATTGTTTTTTATGATGAATTAGTTTCAGATCAAAATTCAAACTGTGATACAGAAATAATGGATTCTGAAGATCCTCTCTTTATCTTGTATACTTCTGGAACTACTGGTAAACCAAAGGGTGTTGTACATGTTCATGGAGGTTTTTCTGTTTTTGCAGGTCATCAGGCAGCATATTTGATAGATTTACAGCCTAGGGATGTGCTGTTTTGGCCTGCAGATATTGGTTGGATTACAGGTTTAGTGTGGAATGTTTATGGTTTGCTGATTATGGGGGGCAGTGCAGTAATTTATGATGGTGCGCTAGATTTCCCAAATTCTGACAGAGTCTGGAAAATTTTATCTGAATACGATGTTACAATATTTGGAATTTCCCCCACTGCAACAAGATTATTTAAAAAAAATAACGAGGAGCCTTTGAGAAACTACTCTCTTGATAAAATTAAAAACATTCCAACTACTGGTGAACCACTCGATGAAGATTCTTGGTGGTGGCTGTTTGAAAAAATTGGTCAAAAAAAAATACCGATAATGAATTTGTCTGGTGGCACTGAAATTGGTGGTGCAATGTTGTCTGTACTTCCTGGAATGAGTATTAAGCCATCTACCGTAGGAATACCTGTTCCTGGAATGAATCTTGACGTAGTTGATGATGATGGGAATTCTATTCAAAACCAAAATGGATATTTGGTGATAAGATCCCCTTGGCCTGGAATGACTAGAGGATTGTTAAATGATGATCAGAGATTCATTGAAACATACTGGTCTCGATTTGATAACATTTGGTTTCATGGCGATTATGTTTTTGCTGATAATGATAATCTTTGGTTCATGAGAGGAAGAACTGATGATGTAATCAATGTTTCAGGTCACAGAATGAGTACTGCTGAAATTGAACACACAGTAATTTCACATGAAAAAATTTCTGATGCTGCCTCTATTGCAATTCCTGATGATTTAACAGGTGAGGCAATTGTTGTTTTTATTGTATCTGACAAGAAAACTAACTCTGGTTTGGAATCTGAAATTTCAGATTATATTGGAAACAAGATAGGCAAAGTTGCCAAACCCAAATTTGTTTTCCAATTAAGTGATTTACCAAAAACTCGAACTGGTAAAATCATGAGAAGGCTCTTAAAATCAAAACTTTTGGGAATGGACATGGGTGATTTATCCTCTCTAGAAAACCCCAACATTTTAGAGGAAATTCCAAAAATCAGTTAA
- a CDS encoding TIGR00300 family protein has product MSKFSQEIEVSGHLIDSLILTKIFDKIMDLQGEFQVQEISIGKRKKDQSYARLLVKGKNQKHLDEILQTIYREGAVSKIQKEIKLKRSPKNYVMPDNFYSTTNNHTQVFHKGKWIQVENMMMDKCIVVKNNKAFCVPVRDVKKGDQIIVGEDGVKINPPERPREGSNVFEFMGSSSSSERPTQHIAKKVADDIYNTKKNGGKIVIVGGPAIVHTGASDAVSELIRAGYIDGVLAGNALAVHDIEYATLGTSLGMNVHDATLAYRGHRNHMDAINSVFKAGSIANMVKSKKLTKGIMYECVKNKVPFVLAGSIRDDGPLPDVITDVAQAQREYKKVLKDAKMVIMISTMLHSIATGNMLPANVKVIVVDINQPTVTKLMDRGTWQALGIVSDVGAFLPMVAQQIRKKK; this is encoded by the coding sequence ATGAGTAAATTTTCTCAAGAGATCGAAGTCAGTGGCCATTTGATTGACTCGTTAATTTTAACCAAAATATTTGATAAAATTATGGATTTGCAAGGTGAATTTCAAGTACAAGAAATCAGTATTGGGAAAAGAAAAAAAGATCAGTCCTATGCAAGATTGCTAGTCAAAGGAAAAAACCAAAAACATCTTGATGAAATTCTGCAAACAATTTACAGAGAAGGAGCAGTATCTAAAATCCAAAAGGAAATTAAATTAAAAAGATCTCCAAAAAACTATGTAATGCCCGATAATTTTTACAGTACTACCAATAATCACACCCAAGTTTTTCACAAAGGCAAATGGATTCAAGTAGAAAATATGATGATGGACAAGTGTATTGTTGTAAAAAACAACAAGGCATTTTGTGTTCCTGTAAGGGATGTCAAAAAAGGTGATCAAATCATCGTAGGTGAAGATGGGGTTAAGATTAATCCTCCTGAAAGACCTCGAGAGGGCTCCAACGTCTTTGAATTTATGGGAAGTTCAAGTTCTAGTGAAAGACCAACGCAGCATATTGCAAAAAAAGTAGCAGACGACATATACAATACAAAAAAGAATGGGGGAAAAATCGTCATAGTAGGAGGTCCAGCAATTGTTCATACAGGTGCATCTGATGCAGTATCTGAGCTAATCAGAGCAGGATATATTGACGGAGTACTAGCAGGTAATGCTTTGGCAGTACATGATATTGAGTATGCTACTTTGGGAACATCACTTGGAATGAATGTTCATGATGCAACTCTAGCATATCGTGGTCATAGAAACCATATGGATGCAATTAACTCTGTTTTCAAGGCAGGATCTATTGCAAATATGGTAAAATCAAAAAAACTTACCAAAGGGATCATGTATGAATGTGTAAAAAATAAAGTCCCATTTGTTTTGGCAGGCTCAATTAGAGATGATGGTCCACTGCCTGATGTAATTACCGATGTAGCACAAGCCCAAAGAGAATACAAAAAAGTTCTAAAAGATGCAAAGATGGTCATAATGATCTCAACCATGCTTCATTCAATTGCAACTGGAAACATGCTACCTGCAAATGTCAAAGTCATTGTTGTTGATATCAACCAGCCAACCGTAACAAAACTTATGGATAGAGGAACATGGCAAGCACTTGGAATAGTTTCAGATGTAGGAGCATTCTTGCCCATGGTTGCACAACAAATTAGAAAAAAGAAATAA
- a CDS encoding hydrolase, whose product MSESEKDELIEAQKQIIGILFEVIKRLQANSDLDEEYFELITKEKKDQSRLDEILKERQENAKIVGRLLEQLET is encoded by the coding sequence ATGTCAGAATCTGAAAAAGATGAATTAATCGAAGCACAAAAACAGATTATTGGAATATTATTTGAAGTGATTAAAAGATTACAAGCCAACAGTGATTTAGATGAAGAGTATTTTGAGTTAATTACAAAAGAAAAAAAAGATCAATCAAGATTAGATGAGATTCTAAAAGAACGACAAGAAAATGCAAAGATTGTAGGTAGACTGTTAGAACAACTCGAAACCTAA
- a CDS encoding HD domain-containing protein — translation MIEDFLKIAVNLKNVPRQGWIDKLSINNPESVADHTFSMSIIGMIISDLENLNSEKILKMILLHDLAESKIGDIVPEKINEKEKEKLENSAFDEIIQTLPDATSSQYFDMWREYQENSTAESQIVHQIDKLEMALQAKMYQSQGLSKEKLDTFFESAKKSITHPRLKELFTKIVESN, via the coding sequence ATGATAGAAGATTTTTTAAAAATTGCTGTAAATCTGAAAAACGTACCACGGCAGGGATGGATAGACAAATTATCAATCAACAACCCTGAATCTGTTGCAGATCATACGTTTTCTATGAGTATTATAGGAATGATAATATCTGATTTAGAGAATCTAAATTCGGAAAAAATTCTAAAAATGATTTTATTGCATGATTTGGCTGAATCTAAAATTGGAGATATTGTTCCAGAAAAAATAAACGAAAAAGAAAAAGAAAAACTAGAAAACTCTGCATTTGACGAAATTATCCAAACTTTGCCGGATGCAACAAGTTCACAGTATTTTGATATGTGGAGAGAGTATCAGGAAAATTCTACTGCAGAAAGTCAAATTGTTCATCAAATTGACAAGTTGGAGATGGCACTTCAAGCAAAAATGTATCAATCTCAAGGACTTTCTAAAGAAAAACTGGACACTTTTTTTGAATCTGCAAAAAAAAGCATAACCCATCCAAGATTAAAAGAATTATTTACAAAGATTGTAGAGAGTAATTGA
- a CDS encoding cob(I)yrinic acid a,c-diamide adenosyltransferase: MKIYTKTGDDGNTGIQGNLRISKSHPRIIAYGAVDETNAALGIVLANSVDKDIFNCLTKIQNDLFVVGSDLSNPNLNDVKNRVTLEMIQELEHYIDKFELELPPLTNFILPGGAIPAAQLQFTRTIVRRAETLTVDLAEKDEINTNCLIYLNRLSDLFFVLGRLINKRQGKKDILWKP, encoded by the coding sequence ATGAAAATATACACCAAAACAGGTGATGATGGAAATACTGGTATTCAAGGAAATTTGCGTATATCCAAATCTCATCCCAGAATTATTGCCTATGGGGCAGTAGATGAGACAAATGCTGCGTTAGGAATTGTTTTAGCAAATTCAGTAGATAAGGATATTTTTAATTGTCTTACAAAAATTCAAAATGATTTGTTTGTTGTAGGATCTGATCTGTCAAATCCCAATCTTAATGATGTAAAAAATAGAGTTACACTGGAAATGATTCAAGAATTAGAACATTATATTGATAAATTCGAATTAGAATTACCGCCTTTGACAAATTTCATTTTGCCAGGGGGGGCAATTCCGGCAGCTCAATTACAATTTACGAGAACAATTGTCCGAAGAGCTGAAACCTTAACAGTAGATCTTGCAGAAAAAGATGAAATTAACACTAATTGCTTAATTTACCTTAATCGATTATCTGATCTGTTTTTTGTTCTAGGTCGTCTAATCAATAAAAGACAGGGGAAAAAGGACATCCTCTGGAAACCATAG
- a CDS encoding Lrp/AsnC ligand binding domain-containing protein yields the protein MVRAIILVKSPKKLIAARLRKINSVSDSFPTSGQFDAVAIIDVNQLIQIKEVANQIQKINGVERTETMVEVQ from the coding sequence ATGGTAAGGGCCATAATTTTAGTAAAATCTCCCAAAAAATTAATTGCGGCAAGATTACGTAAGATCAATTCAGTGTCTGATTCATTTCCTACTAGTGGTCAATTTGATGCAGTCGCTATTATTGATGTTAACCAATTAATACAAATTAAAGAAGTTGCCAACCAAATCCAAAAAATCAACGGAGTTGAACGAACTGAAACCATGGTCGAAGTTCAATGA
- a CDS encoding VOC family protein, with amino-acid sequence MNIKKVGNVILAVKDLDKSVQFYNEIIGLPIKNQRRTWVDLGTSGALLSLHPASITEQHGNALESGITIGFLVGDVKSAVEELREKGVKIHREIVEKDAGKNAVISDPDDYLISLFEPSFSDKAEQTGGYHGFTPA; translated from the coding sequence GTGAATATTAAAAAAGTTGGAAATGTGATTTTGGCCGTAAAGGACCTAGACAAATCAGTTCAATTCTACAATGAAATTATTGGACTCCCAATAAAAAATCAGAGAAGAACATGGGTTGATTTGGGCACTTCAGGAGCTTTACTGAGTCTCCATCCAGCTTCCATAACAGAACAACATGGAAATGCTCTTGAAAGTGGAATCACAATCGGTTTTCTAGTTGGAGATGTAAAATCCGCAGTTGAAGAATTAAGAGAAAAAGGAGTCAAAATCCATCGTGAAATTGTTGAAAAAGATGCAGGAAAAAATGCTGTAATTTCAGATCCTGATGATTATTTGATTTCCTTGTTTGAGCCAAGTTTCTCAGATAAAGCTGAACAAACTGGCGGATACCACGGATTTACACCTGCTTAG
- a CDS encoding adenylate/guanylate cyclase domain-containing protein: protein MLLSSASEKTLDSESMILETQKRVWGALKKGYQYSGVANESDKFLRKNVFSKVDLVVIYVDLVGSTTMTLEMPEEKIAIIISSFAQEMAAVIRQHEGYVLKFVGDAVIGYFDAQSNGLLASDSAVNCAKSMISVIQKGINPILNQYDYPDLMVKIGVDFGQNMVVRYGADAEHSHVDLMGPAMNIAAKIQNMAKPNQILIGNDVYQRLHPNLQRDFVSVVWKKDEWKYRSRVTGEIYKVYEFKG from the coding sequence ATGCTACTTAGTTCTGCATCTGAAAAAACATTGGATTCAGAATCTATGATTTTAGAAACCCAAAAACGAGTTTGGGGGGCATTAAAAAAAGGATATCAGTATTCTGGAGTTGCAAATGAATCTGATAAATTTTTACGAAAAAATGTATTTTCAAAAGTGGATTTAGTTGTAATCTATGTTGATCTTGTTGGTTCAACTACCATGACTTTAGAAATGCCTGAAGAAAAAATTGCGATAATAATTAGCTCCTTTGCACAAGAAATGGCAGCAGTAATTAGACAACATGAAGGATATGTCTTAAAATTTGTAGGTGATGCAGTTATCGGATATTTTGATGCTCAAAGTAACGGATTGCTTGCATCAGATAGTGCTGTTAATTGTGCAAAATCAATGATTTCAGTTATTCAAAAAGGAATTAACCCAATTCTTAATCAATATGATTATCCAGATTTGATGGTAAAGATTGGAGTGGATTTTGGACAAAACATGGTGGTAAGATATGGAGCTGATGCTGAGCATTCACATGTAGATTTAATGGGGCCTGCCATGAATATTGCTGCTAAAATTCAAAATATGGCAAAACCTAATCAAATTTTGATTGGCAATGATGTGTATCAAAGATTACACCCAAATCTTCAAAGAGACTTTGTGAGTGTTGTGTGGAAAAAGGATGAATGGAAATATCGTTCCAGAGTAACTGGGGAAATTTACAAAGTTTATGAATTCAAAGGATAG
- the ilvA gene encoding threonine ammonia-lyase — MDPTYDEIKKANSMRGNEIKKTPLIHSPTFSELTNSEIFLKAEFRQKTGSFKIRGAYYKIKSLSDDEKKHGVVAASAGNHAQGVALASALEKIPCTIVMPKNASPAKVAATKGYGAKVILEGINYDESSAKAKEIANETGATMIHAFDDPQIIAAQGVIGLEILEELPDVEEVYLPIGGGGLAAGVLIAIKEKNPDVKVVGVQSRSFPSMYESVKQGSITATGGARTIADGISVKIPGQLTFSVINQLVDEVVLVDDTEITKAMFLLMERMKFVVEPAGAASLAYLISKKPAQGKKVVAILAGGNVDMYLLGQIVDKGLAAMGRLLKLSVLLPDRPGAFKEIVDEITLANANIVEVVHDRLSSNVNAGSAAVTMNLETQGKEQADALIEALRKKDVQFTLLT; from the coding sequence ATGGACCCAACATACGATGAGATAAAAAAAGCAAACTCTATGCGAGGAAATGAAATAAAAAAGACTCCTTTAATTCATTCTCCTACTTTTAGTGAACTTACAAATTCAGAGATTTTTCTAAAAGCAGAATTTCGGCAAAAAACTGGATCATTTAAAATTCGTGGAGCATACTATAAAATCAAATCATTGTCTGATGATGAAAAAAAACATGGAGTAGTAGCTGCATCTGCCGGAAATCATGCACAGGGTGTTGCACTCGCATCGGCATTAGAAAAAATTCCATGTACTATAGTTATGCCAAAAAATGCTTCTCCTGCAAAGGTTGCAGCAACAAAAGGATATGGCGCAAAAGTAATCTTAGAGGGAATTAACTATGATGAATCATCTGCCAAAGCAAAAGAGATAGCAAATGAAACAGGTGCAACTATGATACATGCATTTGACGATCCACAAATCATAGCAGCACAAGGAGTCATCGGATTAGAAATACTTGAAGAGTTACCAGATGTAGAAGAGGTTTATCTTCCAATAGGTGGTGGGGGTCTAGCAGCTGGGGTATTAATTGCCATTAAAGAAAAAAATCCTGATGTTAAAGTAGTAGGTGTTCAATCAAGATCATTTCCATCTATGTATGAATCAGTTAAACAAGGTTCAATAACTGCAACCGGAGGTGCAAGAACTATAGCAGATGGCATATCTGTAAAAATCCCGGGACAATTAACATTTAGTGTAATTAACCAATTGGTTGATGAGGTTGTTTTAGTAGATGATACTGAAATTACAAAAGCCATGTTCTTATTAATGGAACGAATGAAATTTGTGGTTGAACCAGCTGGCGCTGCAAGTCTGGCATATCTAATTTCTAAAAAACCGGCACAAGGAAAAAAAGTTGTTGCGATTTTAGCAGGAGGTAATGTAGACATGTATCTATTAGGCCAAATTGTTGATAAGGGACTAGCTGCTATGGGTAGATTATTAAAATTATCAGTTTTGTTGCCTGATAGACCAGGAGCATTCAAAGAAATTGTGGATGAAATCACCCTTGCCAATGCAAACATCGTTGAAGTCGTTCATGATAGATTAAGCTCAAATGTTAATGCTGGTTCTGCAGCAGTTACTATGAATCTAGAAACTCAAGGAAAAGAGCAAGCGGATGCCTTAATTGAGGCATTACGAAAGAAGGATGTTCAATTCACATTATTAACTTGA
- the purE gene encoding 5-(carboxyamino)imidazole ribonucleotide mutase has product MTYSKKPLVGIIMGSSSDSRIMKGAAEIFDEFKIKHEDQIISAHRTPSRLAEYAQHAEKMGFKVIIAGAGGAAHLPGMIASHTIIPVIGVPILVYNDKHPKKTDAAKFSAFGGLDSLLSITEMPSGSPVVSVGVNKAGNAGIYAMKILANEFPELKNKLKQHKSDQHKSVLKESEQLKKQGLSKFTKTKFK; this is encoded by the coding sequence GTGACATATTCAAAAAAACCATTAGTTGGAATAATTATGGGATCTAGTTCAGATAGCAGAATCATGAAAGGTGCGGCTGAAATTTTTGATGAATTTAAAATTAAGCATGAAGATCAAATAATTTCGGCACATAGAACTCCTTCCAGATTGGCAGAATATGCACAACATGCTGAAAAGATGGGATTTAAAGTAATAATTGCAGGTGCGGGAGGAGCTGCACATTTGCCTGGAATGATTGCATCTCATACAATCATTCCTGTGATTGGAGTTCCTATTTTAGTATACAATGACAAGCACCCAAAGAAAACAGATGCCGCAAAGTTTTCCGCATTTGGGGGTTTAGATTCACTATTGTCCATCACGGAAATGCCTTCAGGGTCACCAGTAGTTTCTGTGGGAGTCAATAAAGCTGGAAATGCTGGAATTTATGCAATGAAAATTCTTGCAAATGAATTCCCTGAATTAAAAAATAAATTGAAACAACATAAATCTGATCAACACAAATCAGTTCTTAAAGAATCTGAACAATTGAAAAAACAAGGCTTATCAAAATTTACTAAAACTAAATTCAAATGA
- a CDS encoding 5-(carboxyamino)imidazole ribonucleotide synthase, which produces MTKILGIIGGGQLGMMITEAAKKMPEHVSKIIVLDPTENCPATQVGAEQILADFKDKAAIIELSEKSDIITYEIESGDSNVLKSVEKNAEINPSPETLHTIQDKFLQKTFLKEHNIPVPEFIEISNTDDVRDGLKKFGIPAVLKARRDAYDGRGNFKINSENDVEKAFDYFKGQKLMLEKFVSFKMEVSVIAARNTKGQIKTYPLVENIHEENILRETIAPARVSSDVTEKAEKIANQTMDVLKGAGVFGIEMFVTQNDQIAINEIAPRVHNSGHHTLQSSETSQFEQHLRAILGLELGSTKLLRPTIMYNILGTKSFEGEYKPLEILDENLFLKMYGKKISKPMRKLGHFNLISTNNESIEDLLKKLESIKPRAVVQSV; this is translated from the coding sequence ATGACAAAAATTCTGGGGATTATAGGAGGTGGACAGCTTGGAATGATGATTACTGAGGCAGCTAAAAAGATGCCAGAACATGTTTCAAAAATCATAGTGCTAGATCCAACTGAAAATTGCCCCGCTACCCAAGTTGGAGCTGAGCAAATACTTGCAGATTTCAAAGATAAGGCAGCCATAATTGAGCTCTCTGAAAAATCAGATATCATTACATATGAGATTGAGTCGGGAGACAGTAATGTACTAAAATCCGTTGAAAAAAATGCTGAGATAAATCCCTCGCCAGAAACACTACATACAATTCAAGACAAATTTTTACAAAAAACATTTCTAAAAGAACACAATATTCCTGTTCCAGAATTTATAGAAATCTCAAATACCGATGATGTGAGAGATGGATTGAAAAAATTTGGAATTCCTGCAGTACTAAAAGCAAGACGTGATGCATATGATGGACGAGGTAATTTTAAAATAAATTCTGAAAATGATGTAGAAAAAGCATTTGATTATTTCAAGGGCCAAAAATTAATGCTAGAAAAATTTGTTTCATTTAAAATGGAAGTATCAGTAATTGCAGCTAGAAATACCAAAGGTCAAATCAAAACATACCCTCTAGTTGAAAATATCCATGAAGAAAACATTTTACGTGAGACAATTGCCCCCGCAAGAGTTTCTTCAGATGTAACAGAAAAGGCTGAAAAAATTGCCAATCAAACAATGGATGTGTTAAAAGGAGCAGGGGTATTTGGAATAGAAATGTTTGTAACACAAAATGATCAAATAGCAATTAATGAAATTGCTCCACGAGTACACAATTCTGGACATCATACTTTACAATCAAGTGAAACATCTCAATTTGAACAACATTTGCGTGCAATTTTGGGATTAGAACTTGGTAGCACCAAACTTTTACGTCCAACAATCATGTATAACATATTGGGAACAAAATCATTTGAAGGAGAATACAAACCATTAGAAATTCTTGATGAAAATTTATTTCTTAAAATGTATGGTAAGAAAATTTCTAAACCCATGAGAAAATTGGGTCATTTTAATCTCATTTCAACTAACAATGAATCAATTGAAGATTTACTCAAAAAATTAGAATCCATTAAACCTAGGGCAGTAGTACAATCAGTCTAA
- a CDS encoding nucleotidyltransferase family protein translates to MRAIILAGGRGKRLKPITDYVPKPLVPIKNVPIIEWQIRYLKKFGINEVIICTGYKTEMIENHLNMKDVGIKIKFSIEKTPLGTGGAIKKAGKMIKEKSFFVLNGDTITNIDLKKLREKKNAIAAIELRTKYGILETDDDKILNFREKKEISDTWMNAGIYHLQKEVLKELPDIGDIEKTVFPKYAKKGILNTVKFKNAKWYSVDSFKDMEECALEIKKIIK, encoded by the coding sequence TTGAGAGCAATAATTTTAGCTGGCGGTCGTGGAAAACGTCTAAAACCAATAACAGATTATGTGCCAAAACCCCTAGTTCCAATAAAAAATGTCCCTATAATTGAATGGCAAATAAGATATTTGAAAAAATTTGGAATTAATGAGGTTATTATTTGTACAGGATATAAGACAGAAATGATTGAAAATCACTTGAATATGAAAGATGTTGGAATCAAAATCAAATTCTCTATAGAAAAAACTCCTTTAGGTACCGGAGGAGCAATTAAAAAAGCTGGAAAGATGATTAAAGAAAAATCATTTTTTGTATTAAATGGAGATACAATTACAAACATTGATTTAAAGAAATTAAGAGAAAAGAAAAATGCAATTGCTGCAATTGAATTAAGGACAAAATATGGTATTTTAGAAACAGATGATGATAAAATTTTGAATTTCAGAGAAAAAAAAGAAATTTCAGATACTTGGATGAATGCAGGAATTTATCACTTACAAAAAGAAGTCCTAAAAGAACTTCCAGATATAGGAGATATTGAAAAAACAGTTTTTCCAAAATATGCAAAAAAAGGTATACTAAACACAGTTAAATTCAAAAATGCAAAATGGTATTCAGTAGACTCATTCAAAGACATGGAAGAATGTGCGCTAGAAATAAAGAAAATAATAAAATAA
- a CDS encoding LLM class flavin-dependent oxidoreductase, which translates to MRIACSLGSMLSVNEILNCAKIMSNTQTETIWVPETWGMENFSMLTAVSGKTSTQKIGSSIINIYSRSPAAIAMGAVTVDTISNGRLILGLGTSSLPIVETFHGYKFEKPLERMKEYVEIIRLISSGKTITYSGNIFNLKNFRLLIKPQRESIPIYIATVNEKMVNLTWSIGDGVIFYLRPKNEMKEIITKMQSKRKIDVTCQIITCVSENSEKAIERAKKTLAFYISVGKVYREFLAKNGFKNETSNIYEEFKKSGFSSNHELVSNSMLQKLTICGTPEECKKQLDEFKETGIDLPIIQFNPIDDTMESFRLLQKTFLDE; encoded by the coding sequence ATGCGTATTGCATGCAGTTTGGGTTCAATGCTTTCAGTAAATGAGATATTAAATTGTGCCAAAATCATGTCTAATACTCAAACAGAGACAATTTGGGTGCCTGAAACATGGGGAATGGAGAATTTTTCCATGTTAACCGCAGTTTCTGGAAAAACATCTACTCAAAAAATAGGCTCATCAATTATCAACATCTATTCTAGAAGTCCTGCAGCGATTGCAATGGGTGCAGTCACAGTAGACACCATATCAAATGGAAGGCTGATCCTAGGTCTTGGGACTAGCAGTCTCCCGATAGTAGAAACTTTTCACGGATACAAATTTGAAAAACCATTAGAGCGAATGAAAGAATATGTGGAAATAATTAGACTAATCTCATCTGGAAAAACAATCACTTATTCAGGAAACATTTTCAATTTAAAAAATTTTAGATTACTAATTAAACCACAAAGAGAATCAATTCCAATCTACATTGCAACAGTTAATGAAAAGATGGTAAATTTAACATGGAGTATTGGAGATGGAGTAATTTTTTATCTTAGACCAAAAAATGAAATGAAAGAAATTATTACAAAAATGCAGTCAAAAAGAAAAATCGATGTTACGTGTCAAATAATCACATGTGTTTCAGAAAATTCTGAAAAGGCAATTGAACGTGCAAAAAAAACATTGGCATTTTATATATCTGTAGGTAAAGTGTATAGAGAGTTTTTAGCAAAAAATGGATTCAAAAATGAGACATCAAACATATATGAAGAGTTCAAAAAATCTGGTTTTTCATCAAATCATGAATTAGTTTCAAATTCCATGTTACAAAAACTTACAATATGTGGAACACCTGAGGAATGTAAGAAACAACTTGATGAATTTAAAGAAACAGGGATTGATTTACCAATTATTCAATTCAACCCAATAGATGACACTATGGAATCATTTAGATTATTACAAAAAACATTTTTGGATGAGTAG